The following coding sequences lie in one Spea bombifrons isolate aSpeBom1 chromosome 5, aSpeBom1.2.pri, whole genome shotgun sequence genomic window:
- the TRPA1 gene encoding transient receptor potential cation channel subfamily A member 1, whose product MRKSIRRMFNPSGDKGDSEYDGVILQSDTSLQEVEPQLIFKFIAEGNVCSVRSFILKTPASLTVRDDSDATPLHHAAKHGFLELMLMIINESTDDVINAVDCTGNTPLHWAVQKNKIDSAKILLSRGADPNVCNFYKLSPLHLAIQLHYNAIVEVLILHPATNIDLEGDLGNTPIMLACYKDNHEALLLLISHGAKLCKRNKLGFYPVHMAAFSGSLKCLDIVLKTAEKMGYCIEENVNYTDNEKSSPLHIAVQNGGLEIVKALVSYGAKVDLKQNDNATALHFAATQGATQIVKFMISSYTGDKKIVDLPDGNNETPLHKSALFDHVELAQYLISMGANIDAEDDEMRTPLLLATSCSAWNIVNLLLCKGANVKLTDNYGRNFLHLAVLQPGGLKNINNECLQMENIKALVSDEDSEGCTPLHYACRQGVPNSINNLLGLNVSLYSKSKNKRSALHFAACYGRINTCQRLLRFVSDTRLLNDGDEKGMTPLHLAAESGHEKIVFLLLKRGALLLSDHRGWTALHYAAFGGYTRTIKVLLDTSIGLIDKADKEKNTALHLAALEGHAKAVILLLDSGAAITMNINGASFIHEAIRHGRKDVVQAAIQSDRWEEVLSEFSLESSYECPIIEMVSYLPESLKTLLDRCTVEANVDKKSCDFYIEYNFKYLQCPLSFQKANKAKKDVIFEPLTTLNAMVNHNRVELLSHPVCKEYLLMKWMAYGFKAHLLNLAFYSLGLIPLTLLVMNAVRPESLNANVTQKPGALQLKDRYFTRVCMGIVLTTSSLGIIKELIQIFQQKLKYLMDSSNIIDWAIYISSIIFVSSLWRPTLTMGHWEWQFGSMAVFASWVNFLIYLQRFENCGIYIVMFWEILRTLLRIVVLFFFLILGFGLSFFVLLYPQTTFSNPYLALMQTFTMMLGDINYHDGFLHPLLDNQIEYPFFTFLHLIMFTLLIPILLMNLLIGLAVGDIAEVQRNAALKRIAMQVSLHTNLEKKLPYWFLKHVDQVGITVYPNRPRIWGIAFNSTFLKYFLTCENFKAEIPSSDTTVEMELFKQKNRLKDLSLIMQKQHELIKLIIQKMEIVSEAEEEDTNDPFQSKNMKKQKMDRKESKWDCVVKAVKCKGV is encoded by the exons ATGAGGAAATCCATCCGGAGGATGTTTAACCCTTCGGGGGATAAGGGGGACAGTGAATACGATGGGGTGATCCTGCAGTCCGACACCAGCCTGCAGGAGGTGGAGCCGCAGCTCATATTCAAG TTTATTGCAGAAGGCAATGTTTGCAGTGTTCGGAGCTTTATACTGAAAACTCCTGCAAGTCTGACTGTCAGAGATGACTCTGATGCCACGCCACTCCACCACGCTGCGAAGCACGGTTTCTTAGAACTGATGTTGATGATTATCAATGAATCTACTGATGACG TGATCAATGCCGTAGATTGTACCGGAAACACGCCACTCCATTGGGCcgtacagaaaaataaaattgacagTGCTAAAATACTCCTGTCCAGAGGAGCTGACCCAAACGTGTGCAACTTCTACAAACTATCACCACTGCACTTGGCTATCCAGTTACATTATAACGCCATTGTTGAG GTATTGATTCTTCATCCTGCTACAAATATTGATCTTGAAGGGGATCTTGGGAATACACCAATAATGCTAGCATGCTACAAGGACAACCATGAAGCTTTGCTGTTACTA ATAAGTCACGGGGCAAAGCTGTGTAAGAGAAATAAGCTGGGATTCTATCCGGTCCACATGGCTGCATTCTCGGGGTCTTTAAAATGCTTGGACATTGTTTTGAAGACAG CGGAAAAGATGGGATACTGCATCGAGGAGAATGTGAACTACACAGATAACGAAAAAAGTAGCCCTCTCCACATTGCTGTTCAAAATGGAGGATTAGAAATTGTGAAAGCATTGGTTTCATACGGTGCTAAAGTTGATCTTAAACAG AATGACAATGCCACCGCACTTCATTTCGCTGCGACACAAGGAGCAACTCAGATTGTCAAGTTCATGATTTCATCCTATACAGGAGATAAGAAAATTGTTGATCTGCCTGATGGAAACAATGAGACTCCGCTTCATAA ATCTGCTTTGTTTGATCATGTTGAACTGGCACAGTATCTGATATCAATG GGAGCAAATATTGACGCTGAAGATGATGAGATGCGTACACCTCTTCTATTAGCCACTTCATGTTCTGCTTGGAATATTGTCAATCTGCTGCTTTGCAAAG gtgcAAATGTAAAGCTTACTGATAACTATGGAAGGAACTTCCTGCATTTGGCAGTACTACAGCCAGGAGGCctgaaaaacattaataatgaaTGTCTCCAG ATGGAGAACATAAAGGCACTAGTAAGTGATGAAGACTCCGAAGGCTGCACCCCACTCCACTACGCTTGCCGTCAGGGCGTTCCAAACTCCATCAATAATCTGCTTGGTCTCAATGTTTCTCTTTAttcaaaaagcaaaaataaaagatcaGCGCTGCACTTTGCTGCATG TTATGGCCGTATTAACACCTGCCAGAGACTTCTAAGGTTTGTGTCTGATACGCGACTTCTCAATGACGGAGATGAGAAAGGCATGACACCTCTTCATTTGGCTGCAGAAAGTGgacatgaaaaaatagtttttcttcTGCTGAAAAGGGGAGCCCTTCTTTTAAG TGACCACCGCGGCTGGACAGCTCTGCACTATGCTGCGTTTGGTGGCTATACCCGCACAATCAAAGTACTTCTGGATACTTCTATTGGTCTAATTGACAAAGCAGACAAGGAAAAG AATACAGCGCTGCACCTGGCTGCACTAGAGGGCCACGCCAAGGCAGTGATCCTCCTCCTGGACAGTGGAGCGGCCATTACCATGAATATAAATGGGGCCTCTTTCATTCACGAAGCAATACGCCATGGAAGAAAAGATGTGGTTCAAGCTGCAATCCAGAGCGATAG GTGGGAAGAAGTTTTATCTGAATTTTCCCTTGAGTCTAGCTATGAGTGCCCTATTATTGAAATGGTTTCTTATCTGCCAGAAAGTTTAAAA ACTCTTCTTGACAGATGCACGGTTGAGGCGAACGTTGACAAGAAAAGTTGTGATTTTTAT ATTGAATATAACTTCAAATATCTCCAGTGCCCTCTCAGCTTCCAAAAAGCTAACAAGGCAAAGAAGGACGTGATTTTTGAACCTTTGACAACAttaaat GCCATGGTGAATCATAACCGTGTAGAGCTGCTTTCTCATCCAGTTTGTaaagagtatttgcttatgaaatg GATGGCTTATGGATTTAAAGCACATCTCCTAAACCTGGCATTTTATTCACTGGGCTTAATACCTTTAACCCTGCTGGTCATGAATGCTGTTAGGCCAGAATCCCTCAATGcgaatgtgacacaaaagccagGAGCATTACAACTGAag GATAGGTATTTCACAAGAGTTTGCATGGGCATTGTACTTACCACGAGTTCCTTAGGAATCATAAAAGAGCTTATACAGATCTTTCAACAG AAACTGAAGTACCTGATGGACAGCAGCAATATTATAGACTGGGCAATATATATTTCAAGCATTATTTTTGTGTCATCGTTATGGCGGCCAACGCTAACCATGGGACATTGGGAGTGGCAATTCGGTTCAATGGCTGTATTTGCATCATGGGTTAACTTTCTAATATATCTTCAAAG GTTTGAAAACTGTGGAATTTATATTGTAATGTTCTGGGAGATCTTGAGAACTCTGCTGAGAATTGtggttcttttcttttttctaattttgggcTTTGGGCTGAGCTTTTTTGTTCTGCTCTATCCCCAG ACAACCTTCAGCAACCCTTACCTGGCATTAATGCAGACGTTCACCATGATGCTGGGAGATATTAACTATCACGATGGATTTCTTCATCCTCTGCTTGACAACCAAATAGAATACCCATTCTTCACCTTCCTCCATCTCATCATGTTCACATTGCTGATTCCAATCCTCCTTATGAACTTGCTT atTGGTTTGGCTGTTGGTGATATTGCAGAAGTACAACGAAATGCAGCACTGAAAAGGATAGCAATGCAG GTGAGCCTCCATACAAATCTGGAGAAGAAGCTGCCTTACTGGTTCTTGAAGCATGTAGATCAAGTCGGTATTACTGTGTACCCTAACAGACCAAGAATTTGGGGAATTGCTTTTAACTCT ACTTTTCTTAAGTATTTTCTCACTTGTGAGAACTTTAAAGCAGAAATTCCTAGTAGTGACACAACAGTGGAGATGGAactttttaagcaaaaaaacag gttAAAAGATCTGTCGTTAATCATGCAGAAGCAGCATGAACTTATTAAGCTAATAATTCAGAAAATGGAAATTGTATCAGAGGCTGAAGAAGAGGATACTAATGATCCCTTTCAAAGCAAAAACATGAAGAAGCAGAAAATGGACCGCAAAGAGAGTAAATGGGATTGTGTGGTTAAGGCTGTTAAATGCAAAGGTGTTTAA